From Pseudomonas poae, the proteins below share one genomic window:
- the gltP gene encoding glutamate/aspartate:proton symporter GltP, protein MKKAKLSLAWQILIGLVLGIAIGAVLNHFSAEKAWWISNVLQPAGDIFIRLIKMIVIPIVISSLIVGIAGVGDAKKLGRIGVKTILYFEVVTTIAIVVGLLLANLFHPGAGIDMSTLGTVDISKYTATAAEVQHEHAFIQTILNLIPSNIFAAVARGEMLPIIFFSVLFGLGLSSLKPELREPLVTMFQGVSESMFKVTHMIMKYAPIGVFALIAVTVANFGFASLLPLAKLVILVYVAILFFAFVILGLIARLFGFSVIKLMRIFKDELVLAYSTASSETVLPRVIEKMEAYGAPKAICSFVVPTGYSFNLDGSTLYQSIAAIFIAQLYGIDLSVGQQLMLVLTLMVTSKGIAGVPGVSFVVLLATLGSVGIPLEGLAFIAGVDRIMDMARTALNVIGNALAVLVISRWEGMYDDAKGERYWNSLPHWRSKQALPVGETSRG, encoded by the coding sequence ATGAAGAAGGCAAAGCTAAGCCTCGCCTGGCAGATCCTCATCGGTTTGGTGCTGGGGATTGCAATCGGTGCCGTGCTCAACCATTTCAGTGCTGAAAAGGCCTGGTGGATCAGCAATGTGTTGCAGCCAGCGGGCGATATCTTTATCCGCCTGATCAAGATGATCGTGATCCCGATTGTGATTTCCTCGCTGATCGTCGGCATTGCCGGGGTGGGTGACGCGAAAAAGCTCGGTCGCATCGGCGTCAAGACCATCCTTTACTTCGAAGTGGTCACCACCATCGCCATTGTGGTCGGCCTGTTGCTGGCCAACCTGTTCCACCCCGGCGCGGGCATCGACATGAGTACCCTGGGTACCGTCGACATCTCCAAGTACACCGCCACCGCCGCCGAAGTGCAGCATGAGCATGCGTTCATCCAGACCATTCTCAACCTGATCCCCTCGAACATCTTTGCCGCCGTGGCCCGTGGCGAAATGCTGCCGATCATCTTCTTCTCGGTGTTGTTCGGCCTCGGTTTGTCGAGCCTCAAGCCTGAGCTGCGCGAACCCCTGGTGACCATGTTCCAGGGCGTGTCCGAGAGCATGTTCAAAGTCACGCACATGATCATGAAGTACGCCCCGATCGGTGTATTCGCCCTGATCGCGGTGACCGTCGCCAACTTCGGTTTCGCCTCCCTGCTGCCGCTGGCCAAGCTGGTGATTCTGGTTTACGTGGCCATCCTGTTCTTCGCCTTCGTGATCCTCGGCCTGATCGCTCGCCTGTTCGGCTTCTCGGTGATCAAGCTGATGCGCATCTTCAAGGATGAGCTGGTGCTGGCCTACTCCACCGCCAGTTCCGAAACCGTGCTGCCGCGTGTGATCGAGAAGATGGAAGCCTACGGCGCGCCGAAGGCCATCTGCAGCTTCGTGGTACCGACCGGCTACTCGTTCAACCTCGACGGTTCGACCCTGTACCAGAGCATCGCGGCGATCTTTATCGCGCAGCTGTACGGCATCGACCTGTCGGTCGGCCAGCAACTGATGCTGGTACTGACCCTGATGGTCACCTCCAAAGGCATCGCCGGCGTGCCGGGCGTGTCCTTCGTGGTGCTGCTGGCCACCCTGGGCAGCGTCGGCATTCCGCTGGAAGGCCTGGCGTTCATTGCCGGTGTCGACCGCATCATGGACATGGCGCGTACTGCCCTGAACGTGATCGGCAACGCCCTGGCGGTGCTGGTGATCTCTCGTTGGGAAGGCATGTACGACGACGCCAAGGGCGAGCGCTACTGGAATTCCCTGCCGCACTGGCGCAGCAAGCAAGCGCTGCCGGTGGGTGAGACCAGTCGCGGCTGA
- a CDS encoding DUF5924 family protein, with product MLNLTRLITRILELMKRYPGVIALGGFISGVCSFILVDRQQGMASWIAVIMLVSWLWLMLENSFTQLFTKVFKREIPEPLLRYATQMIHQESLFFVLPFFFVTTAWNSGQSVFTGLLGAAALVSITDPLYYKWLAPKRSLFLALHTLTLFAALLTALPIILHLTTAESYKLALGVAMALSIPSLAVSLPLRSLKGWAMLLGVTAAIGCAGWFLRSWVPPATLWMTEVAISTQLQDRTPGDDLKEVNAAQLRSTGLYAYTAINAPRGLDERIYHVWKFNGKEVDRIALDIHGGRKEGYRAWTHKQNFPADAIGRWQVQVLTEDGQVIGVLRFKVTDTAQTDNPN from the coding sequence ATGCTAAACCTGACCCGCTTGATCACCCGCATTCTCGAACTGATGAAGCGCTACCCAGGGGTGATTGCGCTCGGCGGTTTTATCTCCGGTGTGTGCAGTTTCATCCTGGTCGATCGCCAGCAGGGCATGGCCAGCTGGATCGCGGTGATCATGCTGGTGAGCTGGCTATGGCTGATGCTCGAAAACAGCTTTACGCAACTGTTCACCAAAGTCTTCAAGCGCGAAATCCCCGAGCCGCTGTTGCGTTACGCGACCCAGATGATCCACCAGGAAAGTCTGTTTTTTGTGCTGCCGTTCTTCTTCGTCACCACCGCTTGGAACAGCGGCCAATCGGTGTTCACCGGCCTGCTCGGCGCAGCGGCGCTGGTGTCGATCACCGACCCGCTCTACTACAAGTGGCTGGCGCCCAAGCGTTCGCTGTTCCTCGCACTGCACACGCTGACACTGTTCGCCGCGCTACTCACCGCGCTGCCGATCATCCTGCACCTGACCACCGCCGAAAGTTACAAACTCGCCCTCGGCGTGGCCATGGCGTTGTCGATTCCAAGCCTGGCAGTGAGCTTGCCGCTGCGCAGTCTCAAAGGCTGGGCGATGTTGCTGGGGGTCACGGCCGCAATTGGTTGCGCCGGTTGGTTCTTGCGCAGTTGGGTGCCGCCCGCGACCCTGTGGATGACCGAAGTGGCCATCAGCACCCAGTTGCAGGACCGCACGCCGGGCGATGACCTCAAGGAAGTCAACGCCGCCCAACTGCGCAGCACCGGGCTGTATGCCTACACCGCAATCAACGCACCACGCGGGCTGGATGAGCGGATCTACCATGTATGGAAATTCAATGGCAAAGAGGTCGACCGCATTGCCCTGGATATCCACGGCGGGCGCAAAGAGGGCTATCGCGCCTGGACCCACAAACAGAACTTCCCGGCCGACGCCATTGGCCGCTGGCAGGTACAGGTATTGACCGAAGACGGGCAAGTGATCGGTGTGCTGCGCTTCAAAGTGACCGACACAGCACAAACGGACAACCCAAACTAG
- a CDS encoding ATP-binding cassette domain-containing protein: MSRLHRAPAEAVIEVRGLCNRFGKQSVHEDLDLDLYKGEILAVVGGSGSGKSVLLRSIVGLRRPSEGEVRVFGKNLPSLAEHERSLVERRFGVLFQKGALFSSLTVTENVALPLIEHAGLSRRDAEHLAAVKLALAGLPLSAADKYPASLSGGMIKRAALARALALDPDILFLDEPTAGLDPIGAAQFDQLILTLRDALGLSVFLVTHDLDTLYTITDRVAVLAQKKVLVADAIDVVSETNDAWIHEYFHGPRGRAALDAAQPLNEV, encoded by the coding sequence GTGAGCCGTTTACACCGTGCGCCCGCCGAGGCGGTGATTGAGGTGCGTGGCCTGTGCAATCGCTTTGGCAAACAAAGCGTGCACGAGGATCTCGACCTGGATTTGTACAAGGGCGAGATCCTCGCCGTAGTCGGCGGTTCCGGCAGCGGCAAGTCGGTGCTGTTGCGCAGCATTGTCGGCCTGCGCCGGCCCAGCGAAGGAGAAGTGCGGGTGTTCGGCAAGAACCTGCCGAGCCTTGCCGAACATGAACGCTCGCTGGTCGAGCGGCGCTTCGGCGTGCTGTTCCAGAAGGGCGCGTTGTTTTCCTCGCTGACGGTGACCGAAAACGTCGCCCTGCCGCTGATCGAACACGCTGGCCTCAGCCGCCGCGACGCCGAGCACCTGGCCGCAGTCAAACTGGCGCTGGCCGGGCTGCCGCTGTCGGCGGCCGACAAGTACCCGGCGTCACTCTCCGGCGGCATGATCAAACGCGCCGCCCTGGCCCGCGCCTTGGCGTTGGACCCGGACATCCTGTTTCTGGATGAACCCACCGCCGGCCTCGACCCGATTGGCGCGGCGCAATTCGACCAACTGATCCTGACCCTGCGCGATGCGCTGGGCCTGAGTGTGTTTCTGGTCACCCACGACCTGGACACGCTGTACACCATCACCGACCGCGTGGCGGTGCTGGCGCAGAAGAAAGTGCTGGTGGCCGATGCCATTGATGTCGTCTCGGAAACGAACGACGCCTGGATTCACGAATACTTCCACGGCCCCCGGGGCCGCGCGGCATTGGATGCCGCTCAACCGCTCAACGAGGTATGA
- the algB gene encoding sigma-54-dependent response regulator transcription factor AlgB: MESAKELQGRILLVDDESAILRTFRYCLEDEGYTVATANSAAQADALMQRQVFDLCFLDLRLGEDNGLDVLAQMRIQAPWMRVVIVTAHSAVDTAVDAIQAGAADYLVKPCSPDQLRLATAKQLEVRQLSARLEALEGEVRQPKDGLDSHSPSMMVVLETARQVAGTDANILILGESGTGKGELARAIHGWSKRSKKSCVTINCPSLTAELMESELFGHSRGAFTGASESTLGRVNQADGGTLFLDEIGDFPLTLQPKLLRFIQDKEYERVGDPVTRRADVRILAATNLNLEDMVRDGRFREDLLYRLNVITLHLPPLRERSEDILTLADRFLARFVKEYARPARGFSDDAREALLNYRWPGNIRELRNVVERASIICPQEKVEISHLGMAEQPTNNAPRIGAALSLDELEKAHIGAVLATSDTLDQAARTLGIDASTLYRKRKQYNL; the protein is encoded by the coding sequence ATGGAATCAGCCAAGGAACTTCAAGGCCGCATTCTTTTAGTGGACGACGAATCCGCAATCCTCCGCACCTTCCGTTATTGCCTGGAAGATGAAGGCTATACCGTAGCCACCGCCAACAGCGCAGCCCAGGCCGACGCCCTGATGCAGCGTCAGGTGTTCGACCTGTGCTTCCTGGACCTGCGCCTGGGTGAAGACAATGGCCTGGATGTATTGGCCCAGATGCGTATTCAGGCGCCGTGGATGCGCGTGGTGATCGTCACGGCCCACTCAGCCGTGGACACCGCCGTGGATGCCATCCAGGCCGGCGCCGCCGACTACCTGGTAAAACCTTGCAGCCCCGACCAGCTGCGCCTGGCCACCGCCAAGCAGCTGGAAGTGCGCCAACTCTCCGCACGCCTCGAAGCGCTGGAAGGCGAAGTGCGCCAGCCTAAAGACGGCCTCGATTCCCACAGTCCCTCAATGATGGTAGTGCTGGAAACCGCACGCCAAGTGGCGGGCACCGACGCCAACATCCTGATCCTCGGCGAGTCCGGCACCGGTAAAGGTGAGCTGGCCCGGGCCATTCATGGCTGGAGCAAGCGTTCAAAGAAGTCCTGCGTGACTATCAACTGCCCGTCGCTGACGGCAGAACTGATGGAAAGCGAGCTGTTCGGCCATAGCCGCGGCGCCTTTACCGGCGCCAGCGAAAGCACCCTGGGCCGCGTCAACCAAGCTGACGGCGGTACGCTGTTTCTTGATGAGATCGGCGATTTTCCCCTCACATTGCAGCCCAAGTTGCTGCGTTTTATCCAGGACAAGGAATACGAGCGCGTGGGCGACCCGGTCACCCGCCGCGCCGATGTGCGCATCCTGGCAGCCACCAACTTGAACCTTGAAGACATGGTGCGCGACGGCCGCTTCCGTGAGGACTTGCTCTACCGCCTCAACGTGATCACCTTGCACCTGCCGCCCCTGCGCGAACGCAGCGAAGACATCCTGACCCTGGCCGACCGATTCCTGGCGCGCTTCGTCAAAGAATACGCACGGCCGGCGCGGGGCTTCAGCGACGACGCCCGCGAAGCGCTGCTGAATTATCGCTGGCCCGGCAATATCCGCGAGCTGCGCAACGTCGTGGAGCGCGCCAGCATTATCTGCCCCCAGGAAAAAGTTGAGATCAGCCACCTCGGCATGGCGGAGCAGCCGACCAACAATGCCCCGCGTATCGGCGCGGCGCTGAGCCTGGACGAGCTGGAAAAAGCGCACATCGGCGCCGTGCTGGCGACCAGCGATACCCTGGACCAGGCGGCCCGCACGCTGGGCATCGACGCGTCGACCCTGTATCGCAAACGTAAACAGTACAACCTGTGA
- a CDS encoding pitrilysin family protein, producing the protein MRRLLFACLLMGSAHAFAFDRLQVEGYSLPNGLQLLLKPGTERGHVAIRLVVGVGLDDFSCADKELPHLLEHLLFSGIDGGGEGDLEDRMQALGGEWNAYTSNADTTFVIEAPAQNQRKVLDLLLAILTRTELTDANINAAKQVVEREDGGHYSHLQRLLDRQDLGHTASNQLAVELGLKCAERAEVDHLTREQLETLRKNWYAPNNMTLIIVGDLDKLLPAYLERTYGQLDPVEPSEHLALPQIQHVAAGHRELIHGWVGDNAKLHWLFPEPMLDDQHDETYDLLKDYLDWALYRQLRLKHALSYGPWSEREVLGGVGFLSLNADLERDNLPEAEQVLQDLKAQLLKNGLDPAVFARLQQAAIARQAWAVQGNSALADYYWSASGDYNNGHFSDPVKRIKAVSLDQTNQAMRQVFKQPGYWRIEKPLLSYDMLSWIGAAVLGLIAIVLVGARLYRKRNA; encoded by the coding sequence ATGCGTCGCCTGTTATTCGCTTGCCTGCTCATGGGCTCTGCCCACGCCTTTGCCTTTGACCGCTTGCAAGTCGAGGGCTACAGCTTGCCCAACGGCCTGCAATTGCTGCTCAAACCGGGCACCGAGCGCGGGCATGTGGCGATCCGTCTGGTGGTGGGCGTCGGCCTGGATGACTTCAGTTGCGCCGACAAAGAGCTGCCGCACCTGCTTGAGCACTTGCTGTTCAGCGGTATCGACGGCGGCGGCGAAGGCGACCTCGAAGACCGCATGCAAGCCCTGGGCGGCGAGTGGAACGCCTACACCAGCAATGCCGACACCACATTTGTGATCGAAGCGCCCGCGCAAAACCAGCGCAAGGTGCTGGACCTGCTGCTGGCGATCCTTACCCGCACCGAGCTGACCGACGCCAATATCAACGCGGCCAAACAGGTGGTAGAGCGCGAAGACGGCGGCCATTACTCACACCTGCAGCGCCTGCTCGACCGCCAGGACCTGGGCCACACTGCGAGCAATCAATTGGCGGTGGAGCTAGGGCTTAAATGCGCCGAACGCGCCGAGGTCGATCACTTGACTCGCGAGCAGTTGGAGACCCTGCGCAAAAACTGGTATGCCCCCAACAACATGACGCTGATCATCGTCGGCGACCTCGACAAATTGCTGCCCGCCTACCTGGAACGCACCTATGGCCAACTCGACCCGGTCGAGCCCAGCGAGCACCTGGCGCTGCCGCAAATCCAGCACGTCGCCGCCGGCCATCGCGAGCTGATCCACGGCTGGGTGGGCGACAACGCCAAGCTGCATTGGCTGTTCCCCGAGCCGATGCTGGACGACCAACACGATGAAACCTATGACCTGCTCAAGGATTACCTGGACTGGGCGCTGTACCGCCAGTTGCGCCTCAAGCACGCGTTGTCCTACGGCCCGTGGAGCGAACGCGAAGTGCTTGGCGGCGTCGGTTTCCTCAGCCTGAATGCCGACCTTGAGCGGGACAACCTCCCCGAAGCCGAACAGGTGCTGCAGGACCTGAAGGCGCAATTGCTCAAGAATGGCCTGGACCCGGCCGTGTTCGCCCGCCTGCAACAAGCGGCCATCGCCCGCCAGGCTTGGGCAGTGCAGGGCAACAGCGCGCTGGCCGACTACTACTGGAGCGCCTCGGGTGACTACAACAACGGCCACTTCAGCGACCCGGTCAAACGTATCAAGGCCGTGAGCCTGGACCAGACCAACCAGGCCATGCGCCAGGTATTCAAACAGCCCGGCTACTGGCGCATCGAAAAGCCGCTGCTGAGTTACGACATGCTCAGCTGGATCGGCGCCGCTGTACTCGGGCTGATCGCTATTGTGTTGGTCGGTGCACGGCTTTATCGCAAACGGAACGCGTAA
- a CDS encoding inhibitor of vertebrate lysozyme family protein has product MTTSFKTIVAALLLGGSGLAMAANDGQSRANELLSADPQYRETWQGVVKKEERLPEWVMNLSGTAEQMNAVEEDGDKYLVGPLCETADTCLNKRLIVAFSLDKEDAYAMLVEVPAGLPADKSPTRHADYRFIGKPDEGMQKLLMEQLKKDPNWY; this is encoded by the coding sequence ATGACCACTTCCTTTAAAACCATTGTTGCCGCCCTGCTTTTGGGCGGCAGCGGCCTGGCGATGGCCGCCAATGACGGCCAATCCCGGGCTAACGAATTGCTCAGCGCGGACCCGCAATACCGCGAAACCTGGCAAGGCGTGGTGAAGAAAGAAGAGCGCCTGCCTGAATGGGTGATGAACCTGTCGGGCACGGCCGAACAAATGAATGCCGTGGAAGAAGATGGCGACAAGTACTTGGTCGGGCCGCTGTGCGAAACCGCAGACACATGCCTGAACAAGCGCCTGATCGTCGCGTTCAGCCTCGACAAGGAAGATGCCTACGCCATGTTGGTGGAAGTACCGGCTGGTTTGCCGGCGGACAAGTCCCCTACGCGGCACGCCGATTACCGTTTTATCGGTAAACCGGATGAAGGCATGCAGAAGCTGCTGATGGAGCAGCTGAAGAAAGATCCGAATTGGTACTAA
- a CDS encoding ABC transporter permease, whose protein sequence is MTTSTTAGAAHLDTSTTPPQLRITGDWTLAHYASLKKLSDKLDGQYDAGARIDLNGLGALDTAGASLLVELLGPTRIEQSAEQTDCSLSAADRALLKTVYRSLNDFCVPDKTPEETAGIQVLARIGRAVDTVWQDSKKLLGFIGLILETFARGIFRPKRWRLTPMVAHLEQVGLDAAPIVALLTFLVGAVVAFLGATVLKSFGATIFTVDLVAFSFLREFGVLLTAILIAGRTASAFTAQIGSMKANEEIDAIRTLGLDPMELLVLPRVLALLVALPMLTFLAMLSGIVGGGVVCAVALDISPAMFLSLLQSDIGVQHFLVGMVKAPIFAFLIAAIGCLEGFKVSGSAESVGAHTTSSVVQSIFVVIVLDAVAALFFMEMGW, encoded by the coding sequence ATGACTACCAGTACAACGGCCGGCGCAGCGCACCTCGATACGTCTACCACCCCGCCACAGCTGAGGATTACGGGGGACTGGACGCTTGCCCACTACGCAAGCCTCAAGAAGCTGTCAGACAAACTCGACGGCCAATACGACGCCGGTGCACGCATCGACCTCAATGGCCTCGGCGCCCTCGATACCGCCGGCGCCTCACTGCTGGTGGAGTTGCTGGGGCCAACCCGAATCGAGCAATCCGCCGAGCAGACCGATTGCAGCTTGTCCGCCGCCGACCGCGCCCTGCTAAAAACCGTCTACCGCTCCCTCAACGACTTTTGCGTACCGGATAAAACCCCGGAAGAGACGGCCGGCATCCAGGTGCTGGCGCGTATCGGCCGCGCCGTGGACACGGTCTGGCAGGACAGCAAGAAACTCCTGGGCTTTATCGGCCTGATCCTCGAGACCTTCGCACGAGGCATCTTCCGGCCCAAGCGCTGGCGGCTGACGCCGATGGTCGCGCATCTTGAACAGGTCGGCCTCGACGCCGCCCCCATCGTCGCCTTGCTGACCTTTCTGGTCGGCGCCGTGGTGGCCTTCCTCGGGGCCACAGTGCTTAAAAGCTTTGGCGCGACGATTTTCACCGTGGACCTGGTGGCCTTCTCTTTCCTGCGTGAATTCGGTGTATTGCTTACCGCGATCCTGATCGCCGGCCGCACCGCCAGTGCTTTTACCGCACAAATCGGCTCAATGAAGGCCAACGAAGAAATCGACGCGATCCGCACCCTCGGCCTCGACCCGATGGAGTTGCTGGTATTGCCGCGGGTGCTGGCGTTGCTGGTGGCGCTGCCGATGCTGACCTTCCTCGCGATGCTCTCGGGGATCGTCGGCGGCGGCGTGGTGTGCGCCGTGGCCCTGGATATTTCGCCGGCGATGTTCCTCTCGCTGCTGCAATCGGACATTGGCGTGCAGCATTTTCTGGTAGGCATGGTGAAAGCACCGATCTTCGCCTTCCTGATCGCCGCCATTGGCTGCCTGGAAGGCTTCAAGGTCAGCGGCAGCGCAGAGTCGGTCGGCGCTCACACCACCTCCAGCGTGGTGCAATCGATCTTTGTGGTGATCGTGCTGGATGCGGTGGCCGCGCTGTTCTTCATGGAGATGGGCTGGTGA
- a CDS encoding DUF1328 domain-containing protein gives MLSWAITFLIIAIVAAVLGFGGIAGTATGIAKILFVVFLVMFIASFFFGRRGRG, from the coding sequence ATGTTGAGTTGGGCAATCACATTTCTGATCATCGCCATTGTGGCTGCAGTCCTGGGCTTCGGTGGTATCGCGGGAACCGCCACGGGTATCGCCAAGATTCTCTTTGTCGTCTTTCTGGTGATGTTCATCGCTTCGTTCTTCTTTGGTCGTCGCGGCCGAGGCTGA
- a CDS encoding ABC-type transport auxiliary lipoprotein family protein gives MKRAYQMIAPVALALISACSILPKADPSDVYRLASAQTPHQGAPVAWSLRVNKPQTSEFLDSPRIAVVPNGDLISSYANSRWSDPSPVLLRNRFMDGFQRDGRVTLLSTDDTNLQSDYELGGQLQAFQSEYRGSAVEVVIRLDARLVRGSDQRIVASRRFEIHQPVTDTKVPAVVAAFGQAGDQLNKQVVDWVVAQGNTAAKR, from the coding sequence ATGAAGCGTGCTTACCAAATGATCGCCCCTGTGGCGTTGGCCCTGATCAGTGCGTGCTCGATCCTGCCCAAGGCCGACCCTTCGGACGTATACCGCCTGGCCTCGGCCCAGACCCCCCATCAAGGCGCGCCAGTGGCGTGGTCGTTGCGTGTGAACAAACCACAGACCAGTGAGTTTCTCGACAGCCCGCGCATTGCCGTGGTGCCCAATGGCGACCTGATCAGCAGCTATGCCAACTCACGCTGGAGCGATCCGTCGCCGGTACTGTTGCGCAACCGCTTCATGGATGGCTTTCAACGCGATGGTCGGGTGACGCTGCTGAGTACCGACGACACCAACCTGCAGTCTGACTATGAGCTGGGCGGGCAATTGCAGGCGTTCCAGAGTGAATACCGCGGCAGTGCGGTGGAGGTGGTGATTCGCCTGGACGCGCGGTTAGTGCGCGGGAGTGATCAGCGGATTGTGGCTAGCCGGCGGTTTGAAATCCACCAGCCGGTGACGGATACCAAAGTACCGGCGGTGGTTGCCGCGTTTGGGCAGGCAGGGGATCAGTTGAATAAGCAGGTGGTGGATTGGGTGGTTGCGCAGGGCAATACTGCTGCGAAACGCTGA
- a CDS encoding MlaD family protein: METRAHHVMIGLFSVIVVVGAMLFGLWLAKSSVDSAFQDYEVIFNEAVSGLSQGSSVQYSGIKVGDVISLRLDPKDPRRVLARIRLAGQTPIKEDTQAKLALTGITGTSIIQLSGGTPQSPELKGKDGNLPEIIASPSPIARLLNNSNDLMTSINLLLHNANHMFSSENVDRLSKTLDNLQQTTGAIADQRGDIKVVMQQLMQVSKQASAALEQTTVLMRSANGLLNEQGKQAFGSAEQAMKSLEQSTATINTLLTNNKDSVNSGMQGLNELAPAVRELRETLGSLRAISRRLEANPSGYLLGSDKNKEFTP; this comes from the coding sequence ATGGAAACCCGAGCCCATCATGTGATGATCGGTCTGTTCAGCGTGATCGTGGTGGTCGGCGCGATGCTGTTTGGCCTGTGGCTGGCCAAATCCAGCGTCGACAGCGCCTTCCAGGATTACGAAGTGATCTTCAACGAGGCGGTCAGCGGCCTGTCCCAGGGCAGCTCGGTGCAGTACAGCGGGATCAAGGTGGGCGACGTGATCAGCCTGCGCCTCGACCCCAAAGACCCGCGCCGCGTACTTGCGCGCATTCGCCTGGCCGGGCAGACGCCGATCAAGGAAGACACCCAGGCCAAGCTGGCCCTGACCGGCATCACCGGCACCTCGATCATCCAGCTCAGCGGCGGCACACCGCAAAGCCCGGAACTCAAGGGCAAGGACGGCAACCTGCCGGAAATTATCGCGTCACCCTCGCCGATCGCCCGCTTGCTGAATAACAGCAACGACCTGATGACCAGCATTAACCTGCTGCTGCACAACGCCAACCATATGTTTTCTTCGGAGAACGTCGACCGCCTGAGTAAAACCCTGGATAACCTGCAGCAAACCACCGGCGCCATTGCCGACCAGCGCGGCGATATCAAGGTGGTGATGCAGCAACTGATGCAGGTCAGCAAACAGGCGAGCGCCGCCCTGGAGCAGACCACGGTGCTGATGCGCAGCGCCAACGGCTTGCTTAATGAGCAGGGCAAACAGGCATTCGGCAGCGCCGAGCAGGCAATGAAATCCCTGGAGCAAAGCACCGCCACCATCAACACCTTGCTGACCAACAACAAGGACTCGGTGAACAGCGGCATGCAGGGCCTCAACGAACTGGCGCCGGCCGTGCGCGAACTGCGCGAAACCCTCGGTTCGCTGCGCGCCATCTCCCGCCGCCTGGAAGCCAACCCCAGCGGTTACCTGCTGGGCAGCGACAAGAACAAGGAGTTCACGCCATGA